Genomic segment of Vitis riparia cultivar Riparia Gloire de Montpellier isolate 1030 chromosome 19, EGFV_Vit.rip_1.0, whole genome shotgun sequence:
TGTACAATTAatgataatatcaaaataaaataatgcttaACATCTTAATGaagtagaaaaaatataataagcatattttctaaatataattttaaccaTGTAGTATTATCGATAACTTCTCTTATTGTGCTTATGTtaaatgttaatttatttttcattaatgctGTATCCAAGTATCTGCCCATATAGTTGAGATTCTTTTCAACTGAATTCCTATGTCCAAAGATTTTAGGATGCAAAACATCGGACACCTAAACCCGTACCCACACCCAACACTCGTACCCGAACCCAAACCCATGTAATATAGATGTGCAGAACAGATAAGAAACAGATAGTAAATGGAGATACATTCTTACTGCAATATATAGTGACAAATAGCTATAGAAACATATAGCATGccataatttcataaatagACAATTAGGCATGTAAAAGCTGTTCACATCATAAGGCATATAACTGTATTTAGAAGTCCATCACCCAATTAGGCATATAAACAATTaacaaatcataaaataaattagaagttACATGCAATTGGAATGAAACTTTGGTTAAGTAGCTGAATGCTTGAATCCACTTTTTAGACTTCATCTGTTTGTACGAAACTGCTTATTACTGGTAGCTAATTGGTGACTATGAATAAAACTGTACAGTCTCCGGCATAAACATGATAATGGTTAACATAATCAATGAACCTGACTCCTTATAAAACTCTTATTGTGTCCTTGACCTGGGTGGCTTTATCTAGGTTTCCACCTAGGAAATTTCCCTTGCATCTACCGAGACTCACTTAAAATTCAAGAGAGGGAGACAAACACGTAGCAGAAGTACTTGTTGAGGTTGCTGGCCTGGGCCCACTCTTTATCTTCCCTGCCTTGGTCAGAACAATGCTATACAAGTTACAAAGGGATTTCTTTTGGCTGTCTGGTGGGTTAGAGGAGAGAGAAGGGAATCTTGTGAGGTGGTCGttgatatatataaatatccaGATACCTGTTGTGAATTTTCTGTGTTAGCTTGTATATGTGGTGTCATGTTCATGTCTGTTTTCATGCAATGTGATTTTGGGTTTAATCTTTATTTAGTTGCATGTTTACCCATAAGATCTACAATGCTCCTTCTCATGCTTGCTTGTTATGCAGGAGTTATTACAAGTGCACGAATGCTGGATGCCCTGTTAGGAAGCATGTGGAGAGAGCATCCCATGATCCAAAAGCAGTGATAACCACATATGAAGGAAAACATAATCATGATGTACCAACTGCAAGGACTAATAGCCATGACGCAGCAGGACAAGCAGCTCTGAATGGAATGCCAATGATTAGATCAGAAGAAAGTGACACAATCAGTCTTGATCTTGGGGTTGGGATAAACTCTGCTGCTGAGAATAGACCAAATGTACAGCATCAAACACTGCATGCTGAACTTGTTCTAACCCAAACCCGCACtaacaattccaattttcagGCAGTTCAAGCAACCCCAGTTTCAAGATACTATGGTGTTCTAAACAATGGTATGGATCTGTATGGATTTAGAGAAAACCTGGGTGAAAGCCGGAGTTTTGAAACTCCACCTTTAAACCATTCCTCCAATCCATGTCCACAAAACATGGGGAGAATACTAATGGGCCCATGATAATGTTTCCAAAAGCTGGACAAAAATACAGTGGTTTTTCTCCCTATTTCCGTGGGTGGAGGACAAAAAGGCAAGTATTCAAGTTGAAAATACAAGGTTGTCACATATTTTTCCATCTACCTTGCTCTTAAGGCCTCCCTGCAATCGCCTTCTGTGTCTAATCACTGTTTATACTACATTACCTTCTCCAAGCTCAAAACTTGTGTACAAATATGAAATTGATACAGGAAAAGTTTCTGACATCAAAGACAGATATTGTAACTCAATAGTGCTGGAAATGGAAGGTCTCTAGTTGGAAATACTTAGATTTGTTATGTTTAGCTTTTTGGTGGGGTTTTTCAAAGGATGTCTGTATTTATGACTTGAGATGTTGTAATTGAAGTTTGAATCCTGTTGAAGTTCAAGAAGATGCTCAAGTAATGTGCATCACAGTGTGATTGGAGGTTTTCTTGTATGTCTTGTGAATGCATCTCATATATATTATCTGAATTTGAAGTTCTTGTTGCTGTGAGACATGTTTGACCATCTTTGTGaagttgaaatatttgatataatgcTTGTGAATTAACTACTTGTACTCGGGTATTGTTAGGATAGAGAACATAATACTCTTCTGTACTGCCCATTGAGACATTGGTTTGGGTGGATAGGATATCAGTCTGTCTCTGTTGTAGGTAGGGAGGGATTATTCCTGTCTTCAACTTGATAAACATTTCTACAAGGGAGTTCAATTCCCATGGCTGGTGGATGATTTGAAAACTCAATGCCTACTTGCCTAGACATTGAATTGATTGTTTCAGATTATTTTGCAAGATAGGGATGGGTACGATTTGGTTTAGGTCTTTTTAACCAACTTTGGGAATCGAAACAAGTTGGTCAATTTTGATTGAATTGGAATTAGATTTTAAACAATTTAGttagtattttccaaaaaaatagcagccaaaaagaaaatatttgcaCACTAGACAAATTAAATACAAGTAATACAATGTTATCACCCAAAAATGTATTAATTCAACCTAAAACATTACAcagtaattaaattttttgtgaTGGATAtttgtagtaaaaaaaaaatattttcattgaaaGAATAATGAGAAAGAAACATGTTATTTAGAGAGAACCTAGGTGAAAGCCATAGCATTGAAACTTCACCTTTGAACCATTCCTCTAAACCAGGTCCACCAAACATGGGGAGAATATAAATGGGTCCATGATATTGGTTCCAAAAGTTGGACAAAAATGAAGtggtttttctctctatttcgaTGGGTGGAAGatgacagaaaaaaaaaaaaaatggcaagtATTGAAGTTCCAAGAAACAAGTCACATATTTTTCCATCTACCCTGCACTTAACAGCCTTCTGCAATGGCATTCTGTATCTAATCGCTTTTTGTATCACATGACCTTCTCTGAGCTCAATGCTTGCTTACAAATATGAAATTGATACAAGCAAAGTTTTCTGGCACATATTGTAGCTCATAGTGCTGGAAATGGAAGGTGTGTAGTTGGAAATACTCagtgtttgtgtttttaattaattctaaatagaactttaatacttaatagtgttacatattaggttatttgtttttatagtaatttatttctattaagcattaaaaagtaaaaaaaaaatcaatatgttatttttttctaattataaaaaactacatagtttgactttttctatgtagtaaaaagtttataataagttataaaaaagtagaaaaacaagccatctaaattttgaaaatgaattatttttaataaaaagccaaaaaaacaaatatcaccttaaatttgtattatatagCTTTTGTTATGTGCTTTTTCAAAGGAATGTCTGTATTTATGACTTGAGATGGTATAATTAAGGTCTGAATATTTGAGGGTTTCTGATTTTCTCGTGATGCATCTCATGCATTATCTGAGTTTCAGATTCTTGTTACTGTACCAAACGGATGGTTAAAGTGGAAAGAATACTTGATATAGTGCTTGTGAATTACCCACTTGTGTTTGGGTATAAACAACTCAATACTCTCCATAGCGCCCATTGAAACATTGGTTTGGATCGTCTAGAGATCAGTTTGTTCCGTGTAGGAAGATGTGGACAAGCGTCATGATTGGCTTCCCATCATCAACTTGGTAAGCAAATCTCCAGAAAAATCTGGATATTCCCATAGAGGAGTTGAACCCCTATGGGTGTGTTGAAATCCCACTTCCTAACAATAAATTGAGTGGTTCGGATGTTTCCGCGAGGTCTCTTGGAGTAAACCACCAAAGGGTTCACCATCAAGCAAATGCAAAAGGGGACAATCCAAATAAGGCTTTTTGTTAGTTTTTGTGAAGAGAATGGGGGTGCCTTAAATGCACTGCACGGTAGAATCCAAAATCCCTTAAATTCTCACTTTTGTCATTGCACTCATACTGTGGATGGATACAGCCATCAGTAGCTCAAGTATACACTGAACCTACAAGACTTGGGTGCCAACTTTGCTATCTCTCTTGAATTTCTCTGTGACTTACAGCCCTGCTGCAATGACCCTTTCTAAGGTATGACCCAACTTTTAATACCTCTATTTTCTGCACCCAACTCCCATTTATTATTACCAAAACTTTAGTATCATTTCCTCTATTCTACACCTTTTTGGGGATATAATATTTGCATTCATTTGGGCTAGTAGAGAATGTAGGTAAACTGCCTGTCAGAATGAAAGAAGTGAACCGGATACGGGCTAATGAGATGAGGAGTAAGGAACTATATACAAGtaccatatttttttaacagtcttttgttttctgtttggttggtaGATTGCGAGGATATAACAGTGTAAAGGCTGTAGAATTTGTTTAGGGTGTGATGGATGCAATGTGGGTGTACTTGAAGGATAAAGTTGACTGTCGAAGTAAGCTCTCAGATGTGGTTTACTGGCCGGAAAAAGTTGTCAAGGACAGGAGTAGTGCTCTCAAACAGGAAGACTCAAGTGGCGAGGAACCTTTTCAGGTGGAAAGTCCAGTCACTCCAGTGCATCAAGTCATTTTCCACAGAAATTACATTCGGAAACGGTATTATGGTGAGTTTCTCTGAATCACTATCAGTTTCATCTAGGAAGACGGCCTAAGCATTGCTCTTGCAAGAGAAAAGCATTCCAATGAGGATAGAATTTAGGTAGTCAGGATCTTGCCATGTGGGAGACTAAGCTAGAAACCCCAGAGAAACATGATAATGAGCACTGCATATTTAGGATTATAACTGGTCCATGAAATGGATGATAGTTAATAGCTTAAGAAACCAGTTCATTTATTTTAAGGATTCATTTCCAATTGTGTAGAGATTGTCCACTCTAGGTCAAAACAGTATATATAGTGGTAAGAACTTTTTCCTCTATCTGATGGGGACTATGACAAATACAACATCCTTCCTCATTGTGTCTGGATTGTGTCAATCAGGAAGGGTTAAAGATTGATTTTGATATTACATGTAATGACCCACTCCTaaccatataaatattgtcCATCCTAAGCCCAAAGAGTtctaacaattttaaaacaagtCTACACTGTTAATATGAACTTATGCATATATAGTGTCCACAACTTTTTCCCTTATCTAATATGGGTTATCACATTCATCTCTATTGATCTTGTTTTGGTTGGAGCTTCCATCCCCAATTGTGAGCAAGTTATAATATTTCCCTAAAGGCTGTGGTTTGAACTGTGAACACAATCCAAATTAGCATCCTAGAATCTGAACCATTTTTCAGTGGGACTTGGGGTTAACATCAAGGAACAGCACACGTTTTGTTGCCAACTTATGTTTTACTAATTAAATATTGGCTTTATGGTCCCCCTTTCCTGTCGCCTACTGAGTCTAGAGTTTTCCACTTGAATCCCCACCATGGAAAgaacattttcaaaatgaatgtTGGCAGAGTACTGGACAGACCCAACATTGGCCTTTTGGTTTTTGTATTCTAGTAATTTAAGATTGGCCTCATGGTCCCCATTCCCCATTCCCTACAAAGTGTAAAGAACACTTCCAAAACGAAAAGTGAGTCCTTCGCCCATCATTGGACATTCCCAATATTATGCTTACAGATGATGAAGTTGGTTCTGCTTAATACTGTTCTTATTTTGCATGCCCATGTTGCATTTAAGCAGAGCTCAGTGTTGAAGACTCATCAAGAAACGTCATTGAGATGATATTCAGAGCAGCAGCAACAAGCCCGTCCAGGGATTCTCGGAAAATTGAAAGGATCCTTAGGGTGAAGCACTCCTCAGACATTCTTGAAAGGTTTGAGAAGTACAGAGagatgataaaaaagaaagcGTATGAGCAACACAAGAGGCATCCTAGATGCGTTGTGGATGGCAATGAGCTGTTACAATTCTATGGCACACAGATGAACTGTTGCAGCCAAAAGCTAAACAGGGTGATTGAGCTTTGCAAGGATTTCACTTGTCAAGTCTGTAGAATAATTCAATCGGGTTTTGACACAGaatatggtaagaagtatggGATTGCATTAAGTTCATGCAGCACGACATCAAGTGGGAACACACCTGCCATTTATAAGGGGGCAAATGCAAAGAGGGCCGTGATAGTTTGCCGAATTATAGCTGGAAGAGTAGTTAATATGGTGGACAGGGAAAGCGAAGACGGGTACGATTCCATTAGAGTTGGAGGATTATACTCCAAGTTAGAATACTTGATTGTGAGAAATCCAAGTGCTGTACTTCCTTGCTTTGTCATAGTTTTTACCTGAGATGTTTTGTGTAAAGTTTTTCTGCAGTTTGTTATATCAGAGGGCTCATTTTTCAGTCCTTGTGAACATAAAAATATACTACCACCCAGACTAGAAGATGATCATACACTAAAGACAAATAGATTCTACTTCAGCTACTGATGATGTGAAAATGACCATGGACGCTATTAATCAATATAACTCTCAAAGGCTCATAAGTTATAACGGTGGCTGATGTTTCTGAACAAAGTTTTAAGACTAAATGCATGGTACAAAATCCAACAGTTCTAAACTATAAGAtctaggaaacatatgtaaagGTTGGTGCGTTTTCAACTCCATGCACAAGCAGCAACTAGAGCTCGGTCCATCCAGCCAAGATAGAGAGCTCCATCTTTCTCTTCAAGTGAATACTTGTCACTGTAATTCTGCAGCAGAGTCTTGATGGTGGCATTCACATAGGAGCTTAGCGGGTGGGGAGTAAATCCAGCCATAAGAAATCGTGACTTCCACTTCCCCAGAAGTTCATGTCGTTCCACTCTCTCAGCCCCCTCACATGCTATTATGTTGACAATTTCTCGGGCCAGACAGTGCTGCTCAGCATTGATCCGCTCCTTGTGATCCCTTGGCAAAGTTACATCAATTGACTCAAAAACAGCTAAATAATAGTTCATGGCCTCAATGAATCGGGGAAGGAATGGAGCAGTATTGGTGTTGGATTCTTGCTCAACAAGAGTCACCACCTTGGGGGACAAGCTTTTAATCAGCCTCAACAGTCTGTCACGATGATTCTGAGTGTCAACACTCTCATCAGGCATGTGGTGCAGTATGAATGCAAAATTCACAGCCAGTGCTTCTCCTGGTCGAAGCTCAAGATCTTCGAGCTGAACCTCACAACCAGAAATGGTAGCAGCATGGAACTCAAACGGTACTTTACATGACTCAGCAAACCTAGATAGCCTCTGTCCCACAATACTGGGTCCTCCCCCTCTGGCATAAGCTGATGTAGAATCGTCAATACCTGTGATACGGATCTGTGGTGGTCCACCAGGCCGAGCCGCAAGAGCCTGGATTAGGGTGATCCACTGGACGCCCTGTGAAATCTGAAAATCAATTATATGGACTTTGCTTTCATCCTTCATTGCTTCGGCAATAGCCCCATTTCCAGACATATGCCCAAACTTGAAGTATGGGCAAATTTCAAAGAGCAAGTGCATGTACGAGAGGAGTTCAGCACTTGCCGGCTCTTTGCACCTTAGAGCTTTATAGATGGAGCTTCCGGAAGCAGCCAACCTTGCAACTAGTCCTTCCAACATGTAAGCTCCTAACCGCTGAATTGGCTCACCAGAAACCGATACCATCTGACGTAGCTCCGAAATCCCCCATTCAGCCCTCAATATATCATTGTCTGCTACTGCTTTTGCACAAGTAACAAGGACTTCCTTCAAGTCTCCTCTGGAGATCACGTCCATCATCTGTTTCCACTTCTCCCTCTCCAATGAAATTTTGTTGAGTTCACGTGGAATGACTTCGTGCACATCAAGAATATCTGAATCAGGCCCCAGCATAGCAGTTTCCAATTCCCTGAGCTTGTGTCTCAGCTCATTGACATCATCTGTCACACAGGATCCGCTTATTGGAGAGCCATGTCCATTCTCAGGGGAATGAAGCTGGTCTGATGGGTATGTTTGAGAATCCTGCTGCGACGCAGGGCTGCCCTCAGGAGAGAAACTCACAGTAGATGGAGAATTGTAGATGGGGAAACTACCAGTTGCTGAGGATGATTCATGGGTGCCGTATTGCTCACAATAGGTCGGGCCAGAGAAGTGCATCCCTTGGCTGCCATCATCAGAGCATGAGTGGTGCTCTATATTAAGGATAGGCCACTGACAAGACTCATCCTGTGGCACAGGCTGGCTGTAGAAACTGCCAGACCTACCTGAAATTCCATGTTTCTGAGAGGCTTGCATTTGGGAATAACTTAGTCTTTTGGTATTGCAGAAATACTGGGAATATCTCACTAGAAATATTCTCAAAACCCAACTCACAGCTCAAGTTGTCATTTCTCGTACCTCTGAATGAACTCTGCTTGGCCAAGATTTAAAGAACTGATGCACACATTCTGCGAAGAAGGTAAACAAGACCATTACAGCAATTTCAATGGAAAGGTTCAGAGAAGTCGACAGAGATCTCAGTGACAGAAAAAAGCAAGtattttttagattaattgAACAAACTACCCTTCTATTCGAGGCAACAAAGGTATAAATGCCTAAGCAAAGGTAAATCACGCTACTAGATATCAGGGAGAGCTAACTGCTAAGGCTCATCATTTGCCTTTTCTTAACATATAAGACTGCTTGCAACTGAGtaaaatttttccttttgacaTGTAATGCAATAAAAGATGTGAATTAACGACAATCTTCTTCAACACTAATCTAGACATTCTTAATACatatgcaagaaaaaaaaaatggtgtacACAACAAATTACTCAAAAACAACAAGCTTACAAGCTTGGGAAAAAATGAGATGCATTTTCTACAAGAAAAGAAATCCTCTGAAATACATCCAAGGTTCTACCTTGTGATTAAGACAGCAAAATTGATGAATATTGTAAAATCAGATTTTACCCACCAAACATGAGCCCAAGTATTCCTAGAAACCAAACAGAATAGATTAAAGCTTCATCTTGGAACCTAGAAAACATGCCCCTTCTTAACATatattctaagaatgggaaaattTCAACACATAATCTAAGCCAAACCTTGGAATTCAACCTCAACCACCTCCTTCTACAAACAAAACACACATTCAAACTTCtcaacataaaaacaaatcatttttaagaGAGAGATCCCAAACAAGCCTTCCactaaaaatttcaaacttaccACCACAGGTTTCAgaattaagggaaaaaaacagagaaaaaaggaagaattgAAGAAACCAAGCCAAATGGGTCATTCACTTTCCAAATTTCAGACCCCAAGAAAAAAACTCCATTGCTCTCAAATCTACCACCAACCCATTTCCACATACCATGAAACACCTCGGAGAAACAGAACTCAGAGCGCAAATCCCAGCCAAAGCTTGTCAACCAATGGAAAACGACCTACACCCTCATCATTTCTAGGGTGAAAACTcccaaaaaaatcataaaatcagCAAGAGATGTCCAAGAATCTTACTCAAGCAACAAAAAGTCGAGTAAATatcaaaacaagaaagaattcaATTTCCACCCACATCAATTTTCAACATCAAACTCAAGGGTGTTTGACAAACCTTGTGTGATTGCTTATGggcttcttcctcttctttgcTTCGAAGCTGGGACAACAGATCAAAGTGTGAGGCTGAGAGCAGTTCGCGAGTATTCAAGGGTCTATGCTCACAGCAGCAACttgtccttttttttataaacaacaGACCTTCAGCTCAAAGTACCCTCTGCCTTTCCAAGAACAACAGTCTTGCCACCATGATTGCCTTAATGAACAGATTTTGGTTGAATTTTGCTTTGTTTTAATGGCCAAAAAGCCCTTCATGAACGGTTTTATTATCTTACAAATTTTGatgtaattaataatgataaacaCATATggattttaattctttctcattgAAATTATGATTACAAATGAATGAGTGCCCAATTTTGGgtgtaaaattttttttagtcaAAGATGATTACACAATGGGATATCATCAATCAGTAGATTTGGGTTAtccattaatattattaaatttgactTCAAAGAATTAAATcgaataattaaattttatatataagtaataaaaaataaaaaattcagatTTAGATTATAATAGACTAAAAATTTCGAAACcatacaaaataactttataataaatttaattaattcaaaaaaaattattttcctagagagatatgaaaatagagaaatattaatataaatcataatttgaaatttggtttttcatttttgttgaaaaataaaata
This window contains:
- the LOC117908884 gene encoding uncharacterized protein LOC117908884 — translated: MDAMWVYLKDKVDCRSKLSDVVYWPEKVVKDRSSALKQEDSSGEEPFQVESPVTPVHQVIFHRNYIRKRYYELSVEDSSRNVIEMIFRAAATSPSRDSRKIERILRVKHSSDILERFEKYREMIKKKAYEQHKRHPRCVVDGNELLQFYGTQMNCCSQKLNRVIELCKDFTCQVCRIIQSGFDTEYGKKYGIALSSCSTTSSGNTPAIYKGANAKRAVIVCRIIAGRVVNMVDRESEDGYDSIRVGGLYSKLEYLIVRNPSAVLPCFVIVFT
- the LOC117908883 gene encoding scarecrow-like protein 21, whose product is MQASQKHGISGRSGSFYSQPVPQDESCQWPILNIEHHSCSDDGSQGMHFSGPTYCEQYGTHESSSATGSFPIYNSPSTVSFSPEGSPASQQDSQTYPSDQLHSPENGHGSPISGSCVTDDVNELRHKLRELETAMLGPDSDILDVHEVIPRELNKISLEREKWKQMMDVISRGDLKEVLVTCAKAVADNDILRAEWGISELRQMVSVSGEPIQRLGAYMLEGLVARLAASGSSIYKALRCKEPASAELLSYMHLLFEICPYFKFGHMSGNGAIAEAMKDESKVHIIDFQISQGVQWITLIQALAARPGGPPQIRITGIDDSTSAYARGGGPSIVGQRLSRFAESCKVPFEFHAATISGCEVQLEDLELRPGEALAVNFAFILHHMPDESVDTQNHRDRLLRLIKSLSPKVVTLVEQESNTNTAPFLPRFIEAMNYYLAVFESIDVTLPRDHKERINAEQHCLAREIVNIIACEGAERVERHELLGKWKSRFLMAGFTPHPLSSYVNATIKTLLQNYSDKYSLEEKDGALYLGWMDRALVAACAWS